From Deltaproteobacteria bacterium, one genomic window encodes:
- a CDS encoding cytochrome P450 — translation MPNQHNGKDTDRFEAAERVVNELFFTPEGRADPYPLYHQLRETAPVHRTKMGMWLLSRYDDCWAAMRDPRLGKDYAPQIEQRFGPDWRTHPSLTAGEHSMLNTTGPEHTRLRKLVSKSFTPRMIENLKPVIERTVTALLDPIAEAGGGNVLEAVGFPLPVTIIGVMLGVPETDRPRFRGLVRDLVAIFEMQPTAEQLAAADVAQVAIKEYFLGLIAEKRKQPGEDLLSALAGAGSDGDRLSDDELSTMASLLFGAGFETTTNLFGNGLLALLRHPDQLALLRTDDSLFANLPDEFLRYDGTAQLVNRVTEAAIDIGGITIPAGEQVFALLGAGNHDPAHYPHPDQLDVTRTEIEPVSFGGGVHFCLGAALARAEIGITFKNMLARFNSIELSGEPPHFQDRLTLRGLTSLHVACRSAAARRSVPVAAIPTETTAVRTATPASAERGLRPGGAEADLRWRAELRQRIESEPTRADSVPVRTGDRLAATVTLLSRNSLFQRCTRDELQHLAATAYPMSFEPGDMLCVEGGESPECYIIEEGHASVTIGRKGVATVGEHDVVGERGVLLDTVRSATVTAMSHMITYAISRERLRALVENDPAVREWMLEEMRRRYPNLAESSH, via the coding sequence ATGCCGAATCAGCACAATGGGAAGGACACGGATCGGTTCGAAGCCGCTGAGCGTGTCGTCAACGAACTGTTCTTCACGCCCGAAGGACGCGCCGATCCCTACCCGCTCTACCATCAACTGCGCGAAACGGCGCCGGTGCATCGCACCAAGATGGGGATGTGGTTGCTCAGCCGCTACGACGACTGCTGGGCGGCGATGCGTGATCCGCGCCTCGGCAAGGACTACGCGCCGCAGATCGAACAGCGCTTTGGTCCCGATTGGCGCACACATCCGTCGTTGACCGCCGGCGAACACTCCATGCTCAATACCACCGGTCCGGAACACACGCGGCTGCGCAAGCTGGTGTCGAAGTCGTTCACTCCGCGCATGATCGAGAACCTCAAGCCGGTCATCGAACGCACGGTGACGGCGCTGCTCGATCCGATCGCCGAGGCCGGTGGCGGCAACGTGCTGGAAGCCGTCGGCTTTCCACTCCCGGTGACGATCATCGGCGTGATGCTCGGCGTGCCCGAAACGGACCGCCCGCGGTTCCGAGGTCTCGTTCGCGATCTGGTGGCGATCTTCGAAATGCAACCGACGGCCGAGCAGCTCGCAGCGGCCGACGTCGCCCAGGTCGCCATCAAAGAATATTTCCTGGGATTGATCGCGGAGAAACGAAAACAACCGGGCGAGGACCTGCTCAGCGCGTTGGCGGGGGCGGGAAGCGACGGTGATCGGCTCTCTGACGATGAACTCTCCACGATGGCGTCGCTCCTCTTCGGCGCGGGCTTCGAGACGACCACCAACTTGTTCGGCAATGGATTGCTGGCGTTGTTGCGCCATCCCGACCAACTTGCGCTGCTGCGCACCGATGACTCGCTCTTCGCCAATCTGCCCGACGAGTTCTTGCGCTACGACGGCACCGCCCAGTTGGTGAATCGCGTGACCGAGGCGGCCATCGACATCGGCGGCATCACCATCCCGGCGGGCGAGCAGGTCTTCGCGCTGCTGGGCGCGGGCAATCACGACCCCGCCCACTATCCCCACCCTGATCAACTCGACGTCACCCGCACCGAAATCGAACCCGTGTCATTCGGCGGTGGAGTCCATTTCTGTCTCGGAGCGGCGCTGGCGCGCGCGGAGATCGGCATCACCTTCAAGAACATGCTCGCCCGTTTCAACTCCATCGAGCTGAGCGGCGAGCCGCCACATTTCCAAGACCGCCTCACACTGCGTGGACTCACCTCACTGCATGTCGCCTGCCGTTCGGCGGCGGCGCGGCGATCTGTGCCGGTAGCAGCGATTCCGACCGAGACGACCGCGGTGAGAACAGCAACCCCGGCGTCTGCGGAGCGCGGGCTTCGTCCGGGCGGCGCGGAGGCCGATCTGCGTTGGCGCGCCGAATTGCGGCAGCGGATCGAGAGCGAGCCGACGCGTGCCGACTCGGTTCCCGTGCGCACGGGAGACCGCTTGGCCGCCACGGTGACGCTGTTATCGCGCAACAGTCTCTTCCAACGCTGCACGCGCGACGAACTGCAACATCTCGCCGCGACGGCCTACCCAATGAGCTTCGAGCCCGGCGACATGCTGTGCGTCGAGGGCGGCGAATCGCCGGAGTGTTACATCATCGAGGAAGGCCACGCCTCGGTGACCATCGGACGCAAAGGCGTGGCCACGGTCGGCGAGCACGACGTCGTCGGCGAACGCGGCGTGCTGCTCGACACCGTGCGATCCGCGACGGTCACCGCGATGTCGCACATGATCACCTACGCCATCTCGCGCGAGCGGCTGCGCGCGCTCGTCGAGAACGACCCCGCAGTGCGCGAATGGATGCTGGAGGAAATGCGCCGGCGCTATCCGAACCTCGCGGAATCGAGCCATTGA
- the gltX gene encoding glutamate--tRNA ligase, with translation MAVRTRFAPSPTGYLHIGSARTALFSYLYARHHGGTFVLRIEDTDRERSTPESIDAIIEAMRWLGLEWDEGPVFQSDRWDIYREHVERLLSSGHAYRCYCSAELLDAKRKAAMAEGRKAMYDRTCRDATPSGSGPFTIRFKAALDGETAVADLVKGPVVFQNRELDDLILVRSDGAPTYNCCVVIDDAAMNISHIIRGEDLLASTPKQIQLYHAFGFPVPAFAHIPLILGLDRARLSKRHGATSVTAYREAGYLPDAVTNYLARLGWSYGDQEIFSRAQLIEYFSLESVGKSAGVYNPEKLEWVNFQHLKALPIAQLAEAARPFIAARGWTKYLDDATALQRALATLQERAKTLVELTDCARFYLSDDFEYATKAVAKHLRTEIANPLQQLIAELQALASWDHQALQTAFNTVMERHGLALGKLAQPVRVALTGGTVSPGIFEVIEVLGKARTLTRLRHALSLIGDSTLAGASVG, from the coding sequence ATGGCCGTGCGCACGCGTTTCGCACCCAGCCCGACCGGCTATCTTCACATCGGGAGCGCGCGGACGGCACTGTTTTCCTACCTCTACGCCCGGCACCACGGCGGCACGTTCGTCCTCCGGATCGAGGACACCGATCGCGAGCGCTCGACCCCCGAGTCGATCGACGCGATCATCGAGGCGATGCGCTGGCTCGGCCTCGAGTGGGACGAGGGGCCGGTCTTTCAGAGCGATCGCTGGGACATCTATCGCGAACATGTCGAGCGTTTGCTGAGTTCCGGCCATGCTTACCGCTGCTATTGCAGTGCCGAACTCCTCGACGCCAAGCGCAAGGCCGCGATGGCCGAGGGGCGCAAGGCGATGTACGACCGCACTTGCCGCGACGCCACCCCCTCAGGCAGCGGACCGTTCACGATTCGTTTCAAGGCGGCGCTCGACGGCGAGACTGCGGTCGCGGATTTGGTGAAGGGTCCCGTCGTCTTCCAGAACCGCGAACTCGACGATCTCATTCTCGTGCGCTCCGACGGCGCTCCGACGTACAACTGCTGCGTGGTCATCGACGACGCCGCGATGAACATCAGCCACATCATCCGCGGCGAAGATCTGCTGGCGAGCACACCCAAGCAGATCCAGCTCTATCACGCGTTCGGCTTCCCGGTGCCGGCCTTCGCCCACATCCCGCTCATTCTTGGGCTCGACCGCGCGCGCCTCAGCAAGCGCCACGGCGCCACCTCGGTCACCGCCTATCGCGAGGCCGGGTATCTGCCGGACGCCGTGACGAACTACCTGGCCCGGCTCGGATGGTCGTACGGCGACCAGGAAATCTTCAGCCGCGCGCAGCTGATCGAGTACTTCTCGCTGGAGAGCGTTGGAAAATCGGCGGGCGTCTACAATCCCGAGAAACTAGAGTGGGTGAACTTCCAGCACTTGAAGGCGTTGCCAATCGCGCAGCTCGCCGAGGCCGCCAGGCCCTTCATCGCCGCACGCGGGTGGACGAAGTACCTCGACGACGCCACCGCGCTGCAGCGGGCACTCGCCACGCTGCAGGAGCGCGCGAAGACCCTCGTTGAGCTGACCGATTGCGCGCGCTTCTATCTTTCGGACGACTTCGAGTACGCCACCAAAGCGGTCGCGAAACATTTGCGCACGGAGATTGCCAACCCGCTGCAGCAATTGATCGCCGAGTTGCAGGCACTGGCGTCGTGGGATCACCAGGCGCTGCAGACCGCGTTCAACACCGTGATGGAGCGGCACGGGCTCGCGCTCGGCAAGTTGGCGCAGCCGGTGCGCGTCGCATTGACCGGCGGCACGGTCAGTCCCGGCATCTTCGAGGTGATCGAGGTGCTCGGCAAAGCGCGCACGTTGACGCGCCTGCGCCACGCGCTTTCACTGATCGGCGACAGCACTCTCGCGGGCGCATCCGTAGGTTGA